In Oncorhynchus gorbuscha isolate QuinsamMale2020 ecotype Even-year linkage group LG02, OgorEven_v1.0, whole genome shotgun sequence, a single genomic region encodes these proteins:
- the LOC123994414 gene encoding FH2 domain-containing protein 1-like — protein MLLLVEVPSYRLRLDAMILQQEFDPALSSLCVSARCLVSAATELLSCPELHSILRLVLRAGNYMNAGGYAGNAAGFRIASLLKLADTKANKPGMNLLHYVAMEAVRKDPTLLSFPLKLSHVGLASRLSVDVVQGDLSQLCSRLTGLEMRIQTEPVLQQQIKYFLQSAEGRLEEAEVEVEALLQAQQDLLDFFCEDDVTFKLEEACSIFYSFNIRFQKAVEENAKRELQEQKRAERERLERDRDGTVRRRSIATCSALEVGLRDTQQEDLESTLERSLYHTWQSRHNVRSPDSRLRAMSPTLHNLLENINDDDTTESCDTPPPTLAHSPPPPKTKHQQTVSAPPSNPTNSMSAKPAKETTPPVDSPQSPLESADLLKHVASKVVNQQCSLQEMSDPEKQHDTASAQPTTKGQSQKPGEWERLYSCMGDTVVCHTLVTGLCSYKNLSPTQPWEEPTEGSHCFLRLRDKQVRAASPQVHKAAAPQVHKAAAAQVHKAAAPQVQGDNVQNKKVRTPASGLQRTIPRSRASTPSTSPTSTLSSTASAIPTPTASAIPKMQGRSEAASTWSSRLPLRNSVRSPTPITSRDHSEVRPEGIVRGKMQSLNEQTKKKHPLRRLLEKAKPNEEREKIKKERELESEREREREGVRKERESEKEKKRVKEREKVKEKEKEKERKMAKEKVQMKTKLKGKEKEVKVEPVMESALCVSKQLPLHPDFHTSLPRRALQASVTTSAKVIRCALMAAAAVNKDRSSQSAVSKTTVIKLPGPRSKLPIPLSMWK, from the exons ATGCTCCTACTAGTGGAGGTGCCCAG TTATCGCTTGCGTCTGGATGCCATGATCCTGCAGCAGGAGTTTGACCCAGCCTtatcttctctgtgtgtgtcagcaCGCTGCTTGGTGTCTGCAGCCACAG AGCTTTTGAGCTGCCCAGAGTTGCACTCCATCCTACGGCTGGTCCTGAGGGCAGGAAATTACATGAATGCC GGAGGTTACGCAGGCAATGCTGCTGGGTTCCGCATCGCCTCTCTGCTCAAGCTAGCTGACACCAAAGCCAACAAACCAGGCATGAACCTGCTGCATTATGTGGCCATG GAAGCCGTTAGGAAAGACCCAACCCTGCTGTCATTTCCCCTCAAGTTGAGCCATGTGGGTCTCGCCTCCCG ACTGTCTGTGGATGTGGTGCAAGGGGATCTGTCTCAGCTGTGCAGCAGACTAACTGGACTAGAGATGAGAATTCAGACGGAACCTGTTCTCCAACAGCAAATCAAATACTTCCTCCAG AGCGCTGAGGGGAGGCTGGAGGAGgcggaggtggaggtggaggctcTACTGCAGGCCCAACAGGACCTGTTGGACTTCTTCTGTGAGGATGATGTCACGTTCAAGCTGGAGGAGGCCTGCAGCATCTTTTACTCCTTCAACATTCGCTTTCAGAAAGCTGTAGAG GAGAATGCAAAGAGGGAGCTTCAGGAACAgaagcgagcagagagagagagactggagagggaccGGGATGGGACGGTGAGACGTCGCTCCATAGCCACCTGTTCAGCCCTGGAGGTGGGACTCAGGGACACCCAGCAAGAAGACCTGGAGAGCACTCTGGAGAGGAGCCTCTACCACACCTGGCAGAGCCGCCACAACGTGCGAAGCCCAGACAGCCGACTACGTGCCATGAGCCCAACCTTACACAACTTACTGGAGAACATCAATGATGATGATACTACAGAATCAtgtgacacaccaccaccaaccCTTGCTCACTCACCACCCCCACCCAAGACAAAGCATCAGCAGACTGTGTCTGCTCCCCCCTCTAACCCCACAAACAGTATGTCAGCCAAGCCTGCCAAGGAGACCACCCCTCCAGTGGACAGCCCACAGTCACCTCTGGAGAGTGCCGATCTGCTGAAGCATGTAGCATCCAAAGTGGTGAACCAGCAGTGCAGTCTACAAGAAATGTCTGACCCAGAGAAACAGCATGACACAGCCTCTGCCCAACCCACCACCAAGGGACAGTCACAGAAGCCTGGGGAATGGGAGCGTCTGTATTCATGCATGGGAGACACAGTAGTGTGTCACACTCTTGTGACTGGCCTATGCTCCTATAAGAACCTGAGCCCAACACAGCCCTGGGAGGAGCCCACAGAAGGATCCCACTGCTTCTTACGGTTGAGGGACAAGCAGGTCAGAGCGGCATCACCCCAGGTCCACAAAGCGGCAGCACCCCAGGTCCACAAAGCGGCAGCAGCCCAGGTCCACAAAGCGGCAGCACCCCAGGTCCAGGGGGACAACGTGCAGAACAAAAAGGTGCGCACACCAGCTTCTGGACTGCAGAGAACTATACCCAGGAGTAGGGCTTCCACACCCTCCACAAGCCCCACTTCCACCCTTTCCTCTACTGCCTCTGCCATCCCCACTCCCACAGCCTCTGCCATTCCCAAAATGCAAGGCAGGTCAGAGGCAGCCTCCACATGGTCCTCACGTCTCCCTCTCAGGAACTCAGTGCGTTCCCCAACTCCAATCACCTCCAGAGATCATTCTGAGGTTAGACCGGAAGGGATTGTTAGGGGAAAAATGCAGTCTTTGAATGAGCAGACCAAAAAAAAGCATCCTCTTCGTCGACTACTAGAAAAAGCCAAAccaaatgaggagagagagaagataaagaaggaaagagagctggagagtgaaagagagagggagagggagggagtgagaaaggagagggaaagtgagaaggagaagaaaagagtgaaagagagggagaaggtcaaggagaaagagaaggagaaggagaggaagatggcGAAGGAGAAGGTGCAGATGAAAACTAAGCtaaaggggaaagagaaggaagtcAAAGTGGAGCCAGTGATGGAGTCAGCTCTGTGTGTGTCCAAGCAGCTGCCCCTGCACCCTGACTTTCATACCTCTCTGCCTCGCCGTGCCCTTCAGGCCTCGGTGACCACCAGTGCCAAGGTCATACGCTGTGCCCTCATGGCCGCTGCGGCTGTGAATAAGGACAGGAGCAGCCAATCTGCAGTCTCAAAGACCACAGTTATAAAGCTGCCTGGCCCCAGGTCAAAGCTCCCAATTCCACTATCCATGTGGAAGTGA
- the LOC124009559 gene encoding rho-related GTP-binding protein RhoG-like isoform X1: MQQYETSSRPGNHTKKKKEEEEDDDEGASQRSGTLVASVDEGSMQTIKCVVVGDGAVGKTCLLISYTTNAFPEEYIPTVFDNYSAQISVDGRPISLNLWDTAGQEEYDRLRTLSYPQTNVFIICFSIGSPSSHANVRHKWHPEVSHHCPGVPVLLVGTKKDLRGDVEAVKKLKEHGLAPTNQQQGNALAKQIGAVKYLECSALMQDGVREVFEEAVRAVLYPVTKKNGKKCVVL, translated from the exons ATGCAGCAATACGAAACGTCGAGTCGGCCGGGAAACCAcacgaagaagaagaaggaggaggaggaggatgatgatgagggCGCGAGTCAAAGAAGCG GAACCCTAGTGGCCAGTGTGGATGAAGGAAGCATGCAGACCATAAAGTGTGTGGTGGTGGGCGATGGTGCCGTGGGTAAGACTTGCCTTCTAATCTCCTACACAACAAACGCCTTCCCGGAGGAGTACATCCCCACTGTGTTCGACAACTACAGTGCCCAGATAAGTGTGGACGGCCGCCCCATCAGCCTCAACCTGTGGGACACGGCTGGCCAGGAGGAGTACGACCGCCTGCGCaccctctcctacccccagacCAATGTCTTCATCATCTGTTTCTCCATCGGCAGCCCCTCCTCTCATGCCAACGTACGACACAAGTGGCACCCAGAGGTATCCCACCACTGTCCTGGAGTTCCAGTGCTGCTGGTGGGCACCAAGAAGGATCTGCGTGGAGATGTGGAGGCGGTGAAGAAGTTGAAGGAGCACGGCCTGGCCCCCACCAACCAACAGCAGGGTAATGCCTTAGCCAAGCAGATTGGCGCCGTCAAATACCTGGAGTGCTCAGCTCTGATGCAGGACGGTGTGAGGGAGGTGTTTGAAGAGGCCGTGCGAGCTGTGCTCTACCCCGTAACCAAGAAAAATGGCAagaagtgtgttgtgttataa
- the LOC124009559 gene encoding rho-related GTP-binding protein RhoG-like isoform X2, which yields MQTIKCVVVGDGAVGKTCLLISYTTNAFPEEYIPTVFDNYSAQISVDGRPISLNLWDTAGQEEYDRLRTLSYPQTNVFIICFSIGSPSSHANVRHKWHPEVSHHCPGVPVLLVGTKKDLRGDVEAVKKLKEHGLAPTNQQQGNALAKQIGAVKYLECSALMQDGVREVFEEAVRAVLYPVTKKNGKKCVVL from the coding sequence ATGCAGACCATAAAGTGTGTGGTGGTGGGCGATGGTGCCGTGGGTAAGACTTGCCTTCTAATCTCCTACACAACAAACGCCTTCCCGGAGGAGTACATCCCCACTGTGTTCGACAACTACAGTGCCCAGATAAGTGTGGACGGCCGCCCCATCAGCCTCAACCTGTGGGACACGGCTGGCCAGGAGGAGTACGACCGCCTGCGCaccctctcctacccccagacCAATGTCTTCATCATCTGTTTCTCCATCGGCAGCCCCTCCTCTCATGCCAACGTACGACACAAGTGGCACCCAGAGGTATCCCACCACTGTCCTGGAGTTCCAGTGCTGCTGGTGGGCACCAAGAAGGATCTGCGTGGAGATGTGGAGGCGGTGAAGAAGTTGAAGGAGCACGGCCTGGCCCCCACCAACCAACAGCAGGGTAATGCCTTAGCCAAGCAGATTGGCGCCGTCAAATACCTGGAGTGCTCAGCTCTGATGCAGGACGGTGTGAGGGAGGTGTTTGAAGAGGCCGTGCGAGCTGTGCTCTACCCCGTAACCAAGAAAAATGGCAagaagtgtgttgtgttataa